A single region of the Pontibacter kalidii genome encodes:
- a CDS encoding ArsR/SmtB family transcription factor, whose translation MSTLKVRVDQKKLERAAYVLKCVAHPVRISIIDLLEQKERLTVSQLQEVLQVEQSLLSHHLTNMRDKGLVETRREGKNVYYSLSDSAITHIISCIHGCKNF comes from the coding sequence ATGAGTACCTTAAAAGTCCGGGTGGACCAGAAGAAGCTGGAGCGGGCGGCTTATGTGCTGAAGTGCGTGGCGCATCCAGTTCGCATCAGTATCATAGACCTGCTGGAGCAGAAAGAGCGGCTAACGGTGAGTCAGCTGCAGGAAGTGCTACAAGTAGAGCAGTCATTGCTGTCGCACCACCTTACCAACATGCGCGACAAAGGCCTGGTGGAGACAAGGCGCGAAGGCAAGAACGTGTACTATTCCCTTTCCGACTCTGCCATCACCCACATCATCAGCTGCATACACGGCTGTAAAAATTTCTGA
- a CDS encoding T9SS type A sorting domain-containing protein, with protein sequence MKTVFTLPWRVIALCCAIFYFPLTTHAQIGMGPRQNSYTQSFDGLPATGTATWKSGQEYFPGWAVYRTKGDTIITANTGQGNTGGLYSYGATGSTDRALGSLASTNAGQFTYNLLLQNNTGSPIKSVEVDYTGEQWRISNITAPQHVLSFWYAITSDPASVNTTPTNNKGWTEVPELKFYGPKFYSAGGPVNGNAAENRALLHHIIQTEIPEGHYLMLRWKDADETEADHGLALDDVTVTWHAQAVDMPAPLPVELAYFNVSIKGTQVELQWQTASEDQNSHFVVERSHDGKTYEGIGMVAGHGTTAQTTNYTYVDQVPLAGTSYYRLKQVDEDESYTYSKIVSVNRKVAQQVSVYPTITNGELQVKSGVRLQQAMVVDAVGRKLLEQQLQQITPSHTLDVSRLERGTYVLVLLDEGGKRHVSRFVRR encoded by the coding sequence ATGAAAACAGTTTTTACCCTGCCTTGGCGCGTAATTGCCCTTTGCTGCGCTATTTTTTACTTCCCGCTTACAACGCATGCCCAGATCGGTATGGGCCCACGCCAGAATAGTTATACCCAGAGCTTCGATGGATTACCTGCCACGGGCACTGCCACCTGGAAAAGTGGCCAGGAATATTTTCCGGGATGGGCTGTTTACCGGACAAAAGGAGACACTATCATCACAGCGAACACAGGCCAGGGAAATACGGGCGGCCTCTACAGTTATGGAGCAACTGGCTCTACAGATAGGGCTTTGGGGTCTCTTGCGTCTACAAACGCCGGCCAATTTACCTACAATCTGCTGCTGCAGAATAATACAGGCAGTCCTATAAAATCGGTGGAGGTGGATTATACCGGAGAGCAATGGCGAATCTCTAACATCACCGCGCCTCAACATGTTCTCTCGTTCTGGTATGCCATCACCAGCGACCCAGCAAGTGTGAACACAACTCCTACCAATAATAAGGGCTGGACGGAGGTGCCGGAGCTAAAATTCTACGGTCCAAAGTTCTATTCAGCAGGAGGACCAGTAAACGGTAATGCTGCTGAGAACCGGGCTTTGTTGCACCACATCATCCAGACCGAGATTCCGGAGGGGCACTACCTGATGCTGCGCTGGAAGGATGCCGATGAGACCGAAGCCGACCATGGCCTGGCCCTAGACGATGTAACCGTAACCTGGCATGCCCAAGCCGTGGATATGCCGGCGCCGCTTCCTGTGGAGCTGGCTTATTTTAATGTAAGTATAAAAGGTACTCAGGTAGAATTGCAGTGGCAAACCGCCAGCGAAGACCAGAACAGCCATTTTGTGGTGGAGCGCAGCCACGATGGCAAAACGTATGAAGGGATAGGTATGGTGGCCGGCCACGGCACCACCGCACAAACCACCAACTATACCTACGTAGATCAGGTGCCGCTCGCCGGGACATCTTATTACAGGCTAAAGCAGGTGGATGAGGACGAGAGTTATACTTACTCCAAAATAGTTTCCGTTAACAGAAAAGTTGCACAGCAGGTAAGCGTGTACCCGACCATTACCAATGGGGAGTTGCAGGTAAAATCCGGTGTGCGGCTGCAGCAGGCCATGGTGGTGGATGCCGTGGGACGAAAGTTGCTGGAGCAACAGCTACAGCAGATTACCCCCAGCCATACTTTGGATGTGAGCCGCCTGGAAAGAGGAACTTATGTACTGGTGCTGCTGGATGAAGGTGGCAAGCGCCACGTAAGCAGGTTTGTGAGGCGCTAG
- a CDS encoding universal stress protein — MRKILCPTDFSATSDKALEYAVHTAQHAGAHLTLLHVVHLPIVDTSETALVASELLGEQMRNAAEKLKATVLRLEEKYGANRDGGFSCDYLLKEALLTDVAEHLSKQEGYDLIVMGTTGLDSTMEELLIGSNTESVMEEVSCAVLSVPKHAPSPKIERIVYASDYSEEDVHAMEEVVELGSCFGAKIDVVHIVKDQGKQDGEEAAAFRLELQGLFPDVPLSFQELTNKHRDEGLMAYYTQAGGDVMALVRREKGFLKRLFTQSLAERMTYQAKVPLLVLHGKKKA, encoded by the coding sequence ATGAGAAAAATACTATGTCCAACGGACTTCTCCGCTACTTCGGACAAGGCCTTGGAGTATGCTGTACACACAGCGCAGCATGCCGGGGCACACCTGACGCTGCTGCATGTCGTGCATCTGCCTATCGTAGACACGTCAGAGACGGCACTGGTGGCAAGCGAACTGCTGGGGGAGCAGATGCGCAATGCCGCTGAGAAGCTGAAAGCGACTGTACTGCGCCTGGAGGAAAAGTATGGGGCTAACCGTGATGGCGGCTTCTCCTGCGATTACCTGCTGAAAGAAGCGCTGCTGACAGACGTGGCCGAGCATCTAAGCAAACAGGAAGGCTATGACCTGATTGTGATGGGTACCACCGGCCTCGACAGCACCATGGAGGAACTGCTGATAGGCAGCAATACGGAATCCGTGATGGAGGAGGTGAGCTGCGCGGTGCTCTCGGTGCCGAAGCATGCGCCCTCCCCTAAAATAGAGCGTATTGTTTACGCCTCCGATTACAGCGAGGAAGACGTACACGCCATGGAAGAGGTAGTGGAGTTGGGGAGCTGCTTTGGGGCCAAGATCGATGTGGTGCACATCGTGAAAGACCAGGGCAAACAGGACGGCGAGGAGGCAGCCGCCTTTAGGCTGGAGTTGCAGGGGCTCTTCCCGGACGTGCCGCTTTCGTTCCAGGAGCTAACAAACAAGCACCGCGATGAAGGGCTGATGGCCTATTACACCCAGGCAGGAGGCGATGTGATGGCGTTGGTACGGAGGGAGAAGGGGTTTCTGAAGCGCTTGTTCACCCAAAGCCTTGCCGAACGCATGACCTACCAGGCAAAGGTGCCGCTGCTGGTGCTGCACGGCAAAAAGAAAGCATAA
- a CDS encoding bifunctional alpha,alpha-trehalose-phosphate synthase (UDP-forming)/trehalose-phosphatase, which produces MAKLIIVSNRLPVKLEEKDGEFNYKTSEGGLATGLGSIYKEGDNLWIGWPGQVVTEEEKQGQIAVDLKAENMQPVFLTETEIKEFYEGFSNETLWPTFHYFSQYAIYDQQLWETYVEVNQKYCEAVVAQAGPEDTIWVHDYQLLLLPSMLREKLPESTIGFFQHIPFPSYEVFRLLPWRKELLEGMLGSDLIGFHTYDDMRHFLSSVNRLVGYGSMHGWINTPNRSLLVDSFPMGIDYEKYAGTAAMEEVKKRERIYRGNLNAEKIILSIDRLDYSKGIPQRLRAFELFLEKYPEFHDKVTLLMLVVPSRDAVEKYKELKEEVDELVGRINGKYSHISWNPIQYFYRSYPLETLSAFYRMADVALVTPMRDGMNLVCKEYVASKLDQKGVLILSEMAGASKELSDALLINPNDINQMVDAIYQSLVMPENEQQQHMANMQESLKRYNIHHWVSMFMDRLSYVKIKQLSLATTYLDESTFLEMSNAYESASSRLFFLEYDGALVDYRHRPLMARPDDDLMDLLERLSSNPKNRVVVMSSREKATMQDWLGHLNIDIIAEHGVWIKQRGTGWQTMLSLMDDWKKDIRLILDLYVDRTPGSFIEEKEYSLVWHYRRVETGLGELRARELVSHLNFLASNSNLQVLDGQMAVEVKAQEINKGKASSYWLSKFPHKFVMAVGDDWGDEDIFKAMPRNSYTIKVGNASSVAKYHVDTCQEAREMLDRLLQSSTQEQASGALMTG; this is translated from the coding sequence ATGGCAAAACTGATTATTGTTTCTAACAGGTTACCTGTAAAACTGGAAGAGAAGGACGGAGAATTTAACTATAAGACGAGCGAGGGGGGCTTGGCCACCGGTTTGGGCTCCATCTACAAAGAGGGGGATAACCTCTGGATTGGCTGGCCCGGCCAGGTGGTAACAGAGGAGGAGAAGCAGGGGCAGATTGCGGTGGATCTGAAAGCGGAGAACATGCAGCCCGTTTTCCTGACCGAAACAGAGATAAAGGAGTTCTACGAGGGCTTCAGCAACGAGACGCTCTGGCCCACCTTCCACTACTTCAGCCAATATGCCATTTACGACCAGCAGCTCTGGGAAACCTATGTGGAAGTGAACCAGAAGTATTGCGAGGCGGTGGTGGCGCAGGCAGGCCCGGAGGACACTATCTGGGTGCACGACTACCAACTGTTGCTGCTGCCAAGCATGCTGCGCGAGAAACTGCCGGAGAGCACAATAGGCTTCTTCCAGCACATCCCGTTCCCGAGCTACGAAGTGTTCCGACTGCTGCCCTGGCGCAAAGAGTTGCTGGAGGGCATGCTAGGCTCCGACCTTATTGGCTTCCATACCTATGATGATATGCGCCACTTCCTGAGCTCGGTGAACCGCCTGGTGGGCTACGGGAGTATGCACGGCTGGATAAACACGCCCAACCGCTCTCTGCTTGTAGACTCGTTCCCAATGGGCATCGACTATGAGAAGTATGCCGGCACTGCCGCGATGGAGGAGGTAAAGAAGCGGGAGCGCATCTACCGGGGCAACCTAAACGCAGAGAAGATCATACTTTCCATCGACCGCCTCGACTACTCCAAGGGCATACCGCAGCGCCTGCGTGCCTTTGAACTGTTCCTGGAGAAATACCCTGAGTTCCATGACAAGGTAACCTTGCTGATGCTGGTGGTGCCAAGCCGGGATGCCGTGGAAAAGTATAAGGAGTTGAAAGAGGAGGTAGACGAACTGGTGGGCCGCATCAACGGCAAGTATAGCCACATCAGCTGGAACCCGATCCAGTACTTTTACCGCTCTTACCCGCTGGAGACGCTCTCCGCCTTTTACCGTATGGCCGATGTAGCCTTGGTAACCCCGATGCGCGATGGTATGAACCTGGTGTGCAAAGAGTACGTGGCCAGCAAGCTGGACCAGAAAGGCGTGCTCATACTTAGCGAAATGGCCGGGGCCTCCAAAGAGCTCTCGGACGCCTTGCTAATAAATCCGAACGACATCAACCAGATGGTAGACGCTATTTACCAGTCGCTGGTGATGCCGGAGAATGAGCAGCAGCAGCACATGGCCAACATGCAGGAGTCGCTGAAAAGATACAACATCCACCACTGGGTAAGTATGTTCATGGATCGCCTGTCTTACGTAAAGATCAAGCAGCTGTCGCTGGCTACCACCTACCTTGACGAGTCTACCTTCCTGGAGATGAGCAACGCTTACGAGTCCGCCAGCTCGCGCCTGTTCTTCCTGGAGTATGACGGAGCCCTGGTCGATTACCGCCACCGCCCGCTGATGGCACGCCCCGACGACGACCTGATGGACCTGCTGGAACGCCTGAGCAGCAACCCCAAGAACAGGGTGGTGGTGATGAGCAGCCGCGAGAAGGCCACCATGCAGGACTGGCTGGGCCACCTCAACATCGACATCATTGCCGAACACGGCGTCTGGATAAAGCAGCGCGGCACCGGCTGGCAAACCATGCTCAGCCTGATGGACGACTGGAAAAAGGACATCCGCCTGATCCTGGATTTGTACGTAGACCGCACGCCGGGCTCTTTTATTGAAGAGAAGGAGTACTCGCTGGTGTGGCATTACCGCCGCGTAGAAACCGGTTTGGGCGAGCTTCGTGCCCGCGAGCTGGTGAGCCACCTCAACTTCCTGGCCTCTAACAGTAACCTGCAGGTGCTCGACGGGCAGATGGCCGTAGAGGTGAAGGCGCAGGAAATTAATAAAGGAAAGGCCTCAAGTTACTGGCTCAGCAAGTTCCCGCACAAGTTCGTGATGGCCGTGGGTGATGACTGGGGCGATGAGGATATCTTCAAGGCCATGCCGCGCAACTCCTACACCATAAAGGTGGGAAATGCCTCTTCGGTGGCCAAATACCACGTGGATACCTGTCAGGAGGCCCGCGAGATGCTGGACCGCCTGCTGCAGAGCAGCACACAGGAACAGGCGTCCGGCGCACTCATGACAGGTTGA
- a CDS encoding DUF2179 domain-containing protein: MSFFEGIDPVIVDWVIIPALIFLARICDVTLGTLRIVFVSKGDKVMSPILGFLEVLIWLVAITQVMENLDNVASYLAWAGGFAMGNFLGLRVEQKLALGQMVVRVITVEPADELIKRLSGHGYRLTCVDARGTRGSVNLLFMIVKRKKLQHVLDIIRSYNPQAFYSVEDVRSVADVGVPQAEEQRQLSLRRLFPLRKGK; the protein is encoded by the coding sequence ATGAGTTTCTTCGAAGGCATAGACCCGGTGATCGTTGACTGGGTGATCATCCCTGCCCTTATTTTCCTTGCCCGCATCTGCGACGTTACCCTGGGCACCCTCCGCATCGTGTTCGTGTCGAAGGGCGACAAAGTGATGTCGCCCATACTTGGGTTCCTGGAAGTGCTGATCTGGCTGGTGGCCATTACGCAGGTGATGGAGAACCTGGACAACGTGGCCTCGTACCTGGCCTGGGCCGGCGGCTTTGCGATGGGCAACTTTCTGGGCCTGCGGGTGGAGCAGAAGCTGGCACTGGGCCAGATGGTGGTGCGCGTTATCACCGTGGAGCCCGCCGATGAGCTTATCAAGCGACTCTCCGGCCACGGCTATCGCCTCACCTGCGTGGATGCACGTGGCACCCGGGGCAGTGTAAACCTGCTGTTTATGATCGTGAAGCGTAAAAAGCTACAGCACGTACTGGACATCATCCGAAGCTATAACCCACAGGCCTTTTACTCGGTGGAGGATGTGCGCTCTGTTGCCGATGTGGGGGTGCCACAGGCAGAAGAGCAGCGACAGCTAAGCCTGCGCAGGTTATTCCCGCTGCGGAAAGGCAAGTAG
- the glgB gene encoding 1,4-alpha-glucan branching protein GlgB: MAKRKESITPETTEQNKVTPAKTGTSRKKKEEPKAAGETEAAAKPAASRSRKKATEDTAAGMGAATTAKAAAPAKKRGRPKKGEEVPVQVASKDGVQEVVKAKTSTRAKATATKVVEAGDVIAPAQQSDQPVWYASLFTDFDIYLFKEGKHFSLYLKLGSHPMELHGRQGTYFAVWAPNADEVSVMGEFNGWSRESHQLHIRHDGSGIWEGFIPDVQTGMMYKYHIKSKYHLYHVEKSDPFAFCREVPPQTASIVSELKYEWQDQAWIDERKNKAGQPQPYSVYELHLGSWRRKPEDNNRPLTYRELAEELPAYIKEMGYTHVELMPVMYHPFSGSWGYQITGYFAAHSLLGSPTDLMHLIDVLHQHGIGVIMDWVPSHFPSDEHGLAYFDGTHLFEHADPRKGFHPDWNSYIFNYGRNEVRSFLISNALFWLDKYHVDGLRVDAVASMLYLDYSRKEGEWIPNEHGGRENLEAISFLKDFNHAVHSNFPEVLTIAEESTAWPAVTGPIEQGGLGFNMKWMMGWMHDTLHYFSKDPIYRRHHQGEITFSMVYAFSERFMLPLSHDEVVHGKGSLLGKMPGDEWQRFANLRALYAYMYAHPGSKLMFMGGEIAQGSEWNHDSSLDWHLLQYPPHQGIQQLLRELNAIYKAEPGMYRHSFSPEGFEWVDLNDAHNSVMSFLRKADRPEEEILVVCNFTPALHEHYRIGAPHAGKWVQIFNSDDRRYGGSDVHNLDPIQTEAEPFHGQSHSMTIKLPPMAVVYFKATNGG; encoded by the coding sequence ATGGCTAAGAGAAAAGAAAGCATAACCCCCGAGACTACCGAGCAAAACAAGGTAACCCCAGCTAAAACCGGCACCTCCAGGAAAAAGAAGGAGGAACCGAAGGCGGCTGGGGAAACGGAGGCTGCAGCCAAGCCTGCCGCCAGCCGGAGCCGCAAAAAGGCTACAGAGGATACCGCCGCCGGAATGGGAGCCGCCACGACGGCTAAGGCAGCCGCACCCGCTAAGAAGCGCGGAAGACCCAAAAAAGGGGAGGAGGTGCCGGTGCAGGTAGCCTCTAAAGATGGCGTGCAGGAGGTGGTAAAGGCAAAGACCAGCACCAGGGCTAAGGCTACTGCCACCAAGGTGGTAGAGGCCGGTGATGTGATTGCGCCGGCGCAGCAGTCAGACCAGCCGGTGTGGTATGCCAGTCTTTTCACGGACTTCGATATCTACCTGTTCAAGGAAGGAAAGCATTTTAGCCTGTACCTGAAGCTGGGCTCGCACCCGATGGAGCTGCATGGGCGACAGGGAACTTACTTTGCCGTGTGGGCTCCAAACGCGGATGAGGTGTCGGTAATGGGCGAGTTTAATGGCTGGAGCCGCGAGAGCCACCAGCTGCACATTCGCCACGATGGATCGGGCATCTGGGAAGGGTTTATACCGGACGTGCAGACAGGCATGATGTACAAGTATCACATCAAATCCAAATACCACCTCTACCACGTGGAGAAGAGCGACCCCTTTGCCTTCTGCCGCGAGGTGCCGCCGCAAACTGCCTCCATTGTTAGCGAGCTAAAGTATGAGTGGCAGGACCAGGCCTGGATTGACGAACGCAAAAACAAGGCAGGGCAGCCGCAGCCCTACAGCGTGTACGAACTGCACCTGGGTTCCTGGCGCCGCAAGCCCGAAGACAACAACCGCCCGCTCACTTACCGCGAGCTGGCCGAAGAACTGCCGGCCTATATAAAAGAAATGGGCTACACGCACGTGGAGCTGATGCCTGTGATGTACCATCCGTTCAGCGGCTCGTGGGGGTATCAGATCACCGGTTACTTCGCGGCGCATAGCCTGCTGGGCTCCCCAACCGACCTGATGCACCTGATCGATGTGCTGCACCAGCACGGCATCGGCGTGATCATGGACTGGGTACCCTCGCATTTTCCCTCGGATGAGCACGGGCTGGCCTACTTTGACGGTACGCACCTGTTCGAACACGCCGACCCGCGCAAAGGCTTCCACCCGGACTGGAATAGCTACATCTTTAACTACGGCCGCAATGAGGTGCGCTCCTTCCTGATCAGCAACGCCCTGTTCTGGCTCGATAAGTACCACGTGGATGGCTTGCGGGTGGATGCGGTAGCCTCCATGCTATACTTAGACTACAGCCGCAAAGAAGGCGAGTGGATCCCGAACGAGCATGGTGGCCGCGAGAACCTGGAGGCGATCTCCTTCCTGAAGGACTTTAACCATGCCGTGCACAGCAACTTCCCGGAGGTGCTCACTATTGCCGAGGAATCGACGGCATGGCCAGCGGTGACGGGCCCGATCGAGCAGGGCGGGCTCGGCTTTAACATGAAGTGGATGATGGGGTGGATGCACGACACGCTGCACTATTTTTCCAAAGACCCGATCTACCGCCGTCACCACCAGGGCGAGATAACGTTCAGTATGGTGTATGCCTTCTCTGAGAGATTCATGCTGCCGCTCTCCCACGACGAGGTTGTGCATGGCAAAGGGTCGTTGCTGGGCAAGATGCCTGGCGATGAGTGGCAGCGCTTTGCGAACCTGCGGGCGCTTTATGCCTACATGTATGCCCACCCGGGCAGCAAGCTGATGTTTATGGGGGGCGAGATTGCCCAGGGCAGCGAGTGGAACCACGACAGCAGCCTGGATTGGCACCTGCTGCAGTACCCGCCGCACCAGGGTATACAACAGCTGCTACGCGAGCTCAATGCCATCTACAAGGCGGAGCCGGGCATGTACCGGCATAGCTTCAGCCCTGAGGGCTTCGAGTGGGTTGACCTCAACGATGCCCACAACTCGGTCATGAGTTTCCTGCGCAAGGCAGACAGACCCGAGGAGGAGATCCTGGTGGTGTGCAACTTCACGCCGGCGCTGCACGAGCACTACCGCATTGGCGCACCGCATGCCGGCAAGTGGGTGCAGATCTTCAACTCAGACGACAGGCGCTATGGCGGCAGTGATGTGCATAACCTGGACCCGATCCAGACGGAGGCGGAGCCGTTCCACGGCCAGTCTCACTCCATGACCATTAAGCTACCGCCCATGGCTGTGGTATACTTTAAAGCGACCAACGGCGGGTAA